In Streptomyces sp. SLBN-118, the following are encoded in one genomic region:
- a CDS encoding LysR family transcriptional regulator, which translates to MELEVRHLRALCAIADTGSLHKAARQLGVSQPSLTTQLRRIENSLGAQLFSRERTGCRPTPLGRSVLSRARPLLADMAALVVEAKASAARAGGPRLRIGSTASRALAGWLRRLRQRLPGTDISLHVDVSANALLRMVAAGQLDVAFVHEVEGCPLLVPDALSSRVLVEREPQFISMAHDHPAAAMPVVELADLAEDRWMVDPTVDGEWDGLRRVFSAAGLNPRILHGDYHTAASLIAIGEAVAPCQPTSGPREDMAIRPLRGDPLAVRLLLFRRPAACEELHEAVYAELAAAYREVALRAAAYRQWLRRHKSPLLPAPAA; encoded by the coding sequence ATGGAGCTCGAGGTGAGGCACCTCCGTGCGCTGTGCGCCATAGCGGACACCGGCAGCCTGCACAAAGCCGCCCGGCAACTGGGCGTCAGCCAGCCGTCCTTGACCACCCAGCTGCGGCGGATCGAGAACTCCCTGGGAGCGCAGCTCTTCTCGCGTGAACGCACCGGCTGTCGGCCGACCCCGCTCGGCCGATCCGTCCTGAGCCGTGCCCGCCCGCTGCTGGCCGACATGGCCGCCCTGGTCGTCGAGGCCAAGGCGTCCGCCGCCCGGGCGGGCGGCCCCAGGCTGCGCATCGGCTCCACAGCCAGCCGGGCGCTTGCCGGCTGGCTGCGCCGATTACGCCAGCGGCTGCCCGGCACCGATATCTCGCTGCATGTGGATGTCTCCGCAAACGCCCTGCTCAGGATGGTCGCGGCGGGCCAGCTCGACGTGGCCTTCGTGCACGAGGTGGAGGGATGCCCCCTCCTGGTCCCGGACGCACTGTCGTCACGCGTGCTGGTCGAGCGCGAGCCGCAGTTCATCTCCATGGCCCATGACCATCCGGCCGCCGCCATGCCCGTCGTGGAACTCGCCGACCTGGCCGAGGACCGCTGGATGGTCGATCCGACGGTGGACGGCGAGTGGGACGGCCTGCGCCGCGTTTTCAGCGCCGCAGGCCTCAACCCGCGGATTTTGCACGGCGATTACCACACCGCGGCCTCTCTGATCGCGATCGGTGAGGCGGTGGCACCCTGCCAGCCGACCTCGGGCCCGCGCGAGGACATGGCGATCCGGCCGCTGCGGGGCGACCCGCTCGCCGTACGACTGCTGCTGTTCCGAAGACCCGCAGCCTGCGAGGAACTGCACGAGGCGGTGTACGCGGAACTGGCGGCGGCCTACCGGGAGGTGGCGCTGCGCGCGGCCGCCTACCGGCAGTGGCTGCGGCGGCACAAGAGTCCACTGCTGCCCGCACCCGCGGCCTGA
- the snpA gene encoding snapalysin — protein MRHQRTLLSAALGLGLAAALSAVPATAATNTGTPANSPEAATQSYAAYEGSAEDANATKAFFDAVVKSVAEKRAAKPGAQAVTVIYSTNNAPSFRSQISRSTQIWNSSVSNVKLQEGSSPDFRYYEGNDSRGSYASTDGHGRGYIFLDYRQNQQYNSTRVTAHETGHVLGLPDHYSGPCSELMSGGGPGPSCQNAYPNAQESSRVNRLWANGLAAAIARVS, from the coding sequence ATGCGTCACCAGAGAACGTTACTCTCCGCCGCACTCGGCCTCGGTCTCGCCGCTGCGCTGAGCGCGGTTCCCGCCACCGCCGCCACGAACACCGGCACGCCGGCCAACTCCCCTGAGGCCGCCACCCAGTCGTACGCCGCCTACGAAGGGTCCGCCGAGGACGCCAACGCGACCAAGGCATTCTTCGACGCCGTCGTGAAGTCGGTCGCGGAGAAGCGCGCCGCGAAACCCGGCGCGCAGGCCGTGACCGTCATTTACAGCACGAACAACGCCCCGAGCTTCCGCAGCCAGATATCCCGCAGCACCCAGATCTGGAACAGCTCGGTCAGCAATGTGAAGCTCCAGGAGGGCAGCAGCCCCGACTTCCGGTACTACGAAGGCAACGACTCCCGCGGCTCGTACGCGAGCACCGACGGGCACGGCCGCGGCTACATCTTCCTCGACTACCGGCAGAACCAGCAGTACAACTCCACCCGCGTCACGGCCCATGAGACCGGGCACGTGCTGGGCCTGCCGGACCACTACTCGGGCCCGTGCAGCGAGCTGATGTCGGGCGGCGGCCCGGGCCCGTCCTGCCAGAACGCCTACCCGAACGCGCAGGAGAGCTCCCGTGTGAACCGGCTGTGGGCGAACGGCCTGGCGGCGGCGATCGCCCGCGTCTCCTGA
- a CDS encoding group II truncated hemoglobin, with product MTTSPSERPETLYEAVGGMDALRRLSNTFYDAVLADPLLAPVFADFTPTHIEHVAVWLAEIFDGPARFTAELGGHQTLLRAHLGLSITEEQRLRWMELMTAAVEKELPDDKLLRRRVVEYFDWGTKIARSVSADPVGTDLGDPGPTPRWGWKGLR from the coding sequence ATGACGACGAGCCCGAGTGAGCGTCCCGAGACGCTGTACGAGGCCGTGGGCGGCATGGACGCCCTCCGGCGGCTGAGCAACACCTTCTACGACGCGGTCCTCGCCGATCCGCTGCTCGCCCCCGTCTTCGCCGACTTCACGCCCACGCATATCGAGCATGTCGCCGTCTGGCTCGCCGAGATCTTCGACGGCCCGGCCCGTTTCACCGCCGAGCTGGGAGGCCACCAGACTCTGCTCCGCGCCCACCTCGGGCTCTCGATCACCGAGGAGCAGCGACTGCGCTGGATGGAGCTGATGACCGCGGCGGTGGAGAAGGAGCTCCCGGACGACAAGCTGCTGCGCCGCCGGGTGGTGGAGTACTTCGACTGGGGTACGAAGATCGCCCGGTCGGTCTCGGCCGACCCGGTGGGCACGGATCTCGGCGATCCCGGCCCGACCCCGCGCTGGGGCTGGAAGGGCCTGCGCTGA
- a CDS encoding DUF6304 family protein: protein MSSESTEVWAGWYRDRTGAEAVTIAASGRQLRTCIKGVEYEGETFAALAPVGAHGVLSSCVLEWDMPLPVQWDGRVEHATLSCLLTLGEPSQDGGSIERADLNLTLHYGGAAYESGVAGGDFGDALGRIRGQLPAGAELVVRTPVGA from the coding sequence ATGTCATCGGAGTCGACGGAAGTGTGGGCGGGCTGGTACCGCGACCGCACGGGCGCGGAAGCGGTCACGATCGCCGCAAGCGGGCGCCAACTGCGCACGTGTATCAAAGGTGTTGAGTATGAAGGGGAGACCTTCGCCGCTCTGGCGCCGGTGGGCGCACACGGGGTGCTGTCCTCCTGCGTACTGGAGTGGGACATGCCGCTGCCCGTGCAGTGGGACGGAAGGGTCGAACACGCCACGCTCAGCTGTCTGTTGACGCTCGGCGAGCCATCGCAGGACGGCGGGTCGATCGAGCGTGCGGACCTCAATCTGACCCTGCACTACGGGGGAGCGGCATACGAATCCGGTGTCGCCGGCGGCGACTTCGGCGATGCGCTCGGCCGGATACGTGGGCAGCTGCCGGCGGGCGCGGAATTGGTGGTGCGGACACCGGTGGGTGCCTGA
- a CDS encoding family 2 encapsulin nanocompartment cargo protein polyprenyl transferase has protein sequence MPDTIAAGEAVALLERTRTTVHPHLRTTVESLPGSIRRVAMYHFGWQHADGTPAADSAGMAIRPALVLAAARALGGDGQHAVRAATAVELAHNFTQLHDDVIDEDPTRGHRPTAWTVFGIPDAIIAGDAILALALRLLAKDPHPAAGAASERLAACVIELCAGQQAACAFEECAPHEVSLDDCLAMATARTGALLGCACALGALYAGAGEEEAAAMDAFGREAGLAFQLIDDLIGIWGDPERTGRPGGADLAAHKKSLPVVAALTSGTPAGAELADLYRGPMNAAAVRRAAEAVDRAGGRDWAQLQAADRMARAVHELARAVPDPAAAGDLLSLAEFVTRRTR, from the coding sequence ATGCCCGACACCATCGCGGCCGGCGAGGCCGTCGCCCTCCTCGAGCGCACCCGTACCACCGTCCATCCCCATCTGCGCACCACCGTGGAGTCGCTGCCCGGATCCATACGCCGTGTCGCGATGTACCACTTCGGCTGGCAGCATGCGGACGGCACCCCGGCCGCGGACTCGGCGGGCATGGCCATCAGGCCCGCTCTTGTGCTCGCCGCGGCCCGGGCACTGGGCGGGGACGGGCAGCACGCGGTGCGGGCGGCGACCGCCGTCGAGCTGGCGCACAACTTCACGCAGCTCCACGACGACGTCATCGACGAGGACCCCACCCGCGGGCACCGCCCCACCGCATGGACGGTCTTCGGTATTCCGGACGCGATCATCGCGGGCGACGCCATACTCGCCCTCGCGCTGCGTCTGCTCGCCAAAGACCCCCACCCGGCCGCGGGCGCTGCCTCGGAGCGGCTCGCGGCCTGTGTGATCGAGCTGTGCGCGGGGCAGCAGGCGGCCTGCGCCTTCGAGGAGTGTGCGCCGCACGAGGTCTCGCTCGACGACTGTCTCGCCATGGCGACGGCCAGGACCGGAGCGCTGCTGGGCTGTGCCTGTGCGCTCGGCGCGCTCTACGCGGGAGCGGGTGAGGAGGAGGCCGCTGCCATGGACGCCTTCGGCCGGGAGGCAGGGCTCGCCTTCCAGCTCATCGACGATCTGATCGGGATCTGGGGCGACCCGGAGCGCACGGGCAGACCGGGCGGCGCCGATCTGGCCGCCCACAAGAAGTCCCTGCCCGTGGTCGCCGCCCTGACCTCCGGCACCCCGGCCGGGGCGGAACTGGCAGATCTCTACCGCGGCCCCATGAACGCCGCGGCGGTGCGCCGTGCCGCGGAGGCCGTGGACAGGGCGGGCGGCCGCGACTGGGCGCAGCTGCAGGCGGCCGACCGGATGGCCCGTGCAGTCCACGAGCTCGCCCGCGCGGTTCCCGATCCGGCGGCGGCGGGCGATCTGCTGTCCCTGGCGGAATTCGTCACCCGGCGCACGCGCTGA
- a CDS encoding family 2B encapsulin nanocompartment shell protein yields the protein MSVGSVGSVGDEVREQQTPKQQSLGTAAARNLATTTKSAPQMQEITSRWLLRMLPWVQVQGGTYRVNRRLSYSVGDGRVTFVQTGDRVAVIPAELAELPALREFDDEAVFTELANRCEQREFAAGEVLATSGAAADRIFLLAHGRVEQIGTGPYGDETVLGVLADGAYFGDHALLDGEAPWEYTARAATACTALVLTRADVLNLAERAQPLRAHLDGLASLPHQRTNKYGEAAIDLSAGHVGEAVVPHTYVDYDAAPREYELSVAQTVLKVHSRVADLYNQPMNQTEQQLRLTVEALRERQEHELVNNREFGLLNNCDYGQRLQPHDGVPSPDDMDELLSRRRGSKLFLAHPRAIAAFGRECSKRGLVPDSVEVAGQHVPAWRGVPIFPCNKIPITEARTTSIICMRTGEADQGVIGLQQSGIPDEIEPSLSVRFMGIDEQAIISYLVTAYYSAAVLVPDALGVLENVEVSRWR from the coding sequence ATGTCGGTTGGTTCGGTTGGTTCTGTCGGTGACGAAGTCCGCGAACAGCAGACGCCGAAGCAGCAGAGTCTTGGTACGGCCGCGGCGCGGAACCTTGCGACAACGACGAAGTCCGCCCCGCAGATGCAGGAGATCACCTCCCGGTGGCTGCTGCGCATGCTGCCGTGGGTGCAGGTACAGGGCGGTACCTATCGTGTGAACCGCCGCCTGAGCTACTCGGTCGGCGACGGGCGCGTGACCTTCGTGCAGACCGGCGACCGGGTGGCGGTCATCCCTGCCGAGCTGGCCGAGCTGCCCGCCCTGCGGGAGTTCGACGACGAAGCGGTCTTCACCGAACTGGCGAACCGCTGCGAGCAGCGGGAGTTCGCGGCCGGCGAGGTGCTCGCCACCTCCGGTGCGGCGGCCGACCGGATCTTCCTGCTGGCCCACGGCCGCGTGGAGCAGATCGGCACCGGACCGTACGGCGACGAGACGGTGCTCGGAGTTCTCGCCGACGGCGCGTACTTCGGCGATCACGCGCTCCTCGACGGGGAGGCCCCCTGGGAGTACACCGCGCGCGCCGCGACCGCGTGCACGGCGCTCGTGCTGACCCGGGCCGATGTGCTGAACCTCGCGGAGCGCGCGCAGCCGCTGCGTGCGCATCTGGACGGGCTGGCATCCCTTCCGCACCAGCGCACCAACAAGTACGGCGAGGCGGCGATCGACCTGTCCGCGGGCCATGTCGGCGAAGCCGTCGTCCCGCACACCTATGTCGACTACGACGCGGCGCCGCGCGAGTACGAACTGAGCGTCGCCCAGACCGTGCTGAAGGTCCACAGCCGTGTCGCCGACCTCTACAACCAGCCGATGAACCAGACCGAGCAGCAGCTGCGGCTCACGGTCGAGGCGCTGCGTGAGCGCCAGGAGCACGAACTGGTCAACAACCGCGAGTTCGGCCTGCTGAACAACTGCGACTACGGCCAGCGGCTCCAGCCGCACGACGGTGTGCCCAGCCCAGACGACATGGATGAACTGCTCTCGCGGCGGCGCGGTTCGAAGCTGTTCCTCGCTCATCCGCGTGCCATCGCCGCCTTCGGGCGGGAGTGCAGCAAGCGCGGACTGGTGCCCGACAGCGTGGAGGTGGCGGGGCAGCATGTGCCCGCCTGGCGCGGTGTTCCGATCTTCCCCTGCAACAAGATCCCGATCACCGAGGCCCGGACCACCTCGATCATCTGCATGCGCACGGGCGAGGCCGACCAGGGTGTCATCGGCCTCCAGCAGAGCGGGATCCCCGACGAGATCGAGCCCAGCCTCTCCGTCCGCTTCATGGGCATCGACGAGCAGGCGATCATCTCGTACCTCGTCACGGCCTACTACTCGGCGGCCGTGCTGGTGCCGGACGCGCTCGGTGTCCTGGAGAACGTCGAGGTGAGCCGCTGGCGGTGA
- a CDS encoding N-acetylmuramoyl-L-alanine amidase: MSEPMPADSFLDALRDEGLTVVEVGEWRTHNRNHKGPWGPVHGVMIHHTVTRGTANTVRLCKDGFAELPGPLCHGVVAKDGTVHLVGYGRANHAGLGDDDVLNAVIAEKALPPDNEANTDGNRHFYGFECENLGDGQDPWPEVQVDAIARAAAAVCRHHGWTARSVIGHLEWQPGKIDPRGFTMDAMRARIHDRLK; this comes from the coding sequence GTGTCCGAACCCATGCCCGCGGACAGCTTCCTCGACGCGCTGCGCGACGAGGGGCTGACAGTCGTCGAAGTCGGCGAATGGCGCACGCACAACCGCAATCACAAGGGCCCATGGGGCCCGGTGCACGGCGTGATGATCCACCACACCGTCACCAGGGGCACCGCGAACACGGTCCGTTTGTGCAAAGACGGCTTCGCGGAGCTGCCGGGCCCGCTGTGCCACGGAGTCGTGGCCAAGGACGGCACGGTCCATCTCGTCGGCTACGGCCGCGCCAATCACGCGGGGCTCGGTGACGACGATGTCCTGAACGCCGTCATCGCGGAGAAGGCGCTGCCTCCCGACAACGAGGCGAACACGGACGGAAACCGCCATTTCTACGGATTCGAGTGCGAGAACCTCGGCGACGGCCAGGACCCCTGGCCGGAGGTCCAGGTGGATGCGATCGCTCGGGCGGCCGCGGCGGTCTGCCGCCACCACGGCTGGACCGCCCGCTCGGTGATCGGCCATCTCGAATGGCAGCCGGGGAAGATCGACCCCCGGGGCTTCACGATGGACGCCATGCGCGCACGCATCCATGACCGGCTGAAGTGA
- a CDS encoding 1-aminocyclopropane-1-carboxylate deaminase/D-cysteine desulfhydrase produces the protein MTREALNLTTTLRPRLPSPLLAVEDERFTRRGIRLLIKRDDLIHPDLPGNKWRKLSRNLQAAAGRPLLTFGGAYSNHLRATAAAGRLLGFGTTGVVRGDELASRPLNPSLARCAADGMRLVFVSRSLYRRKSEPDGLAEIMDMARASSADVAGTPADVYVVPEGGSNALAVHGCADLGQELSGAADVVTVACGTGGTLAGLAAGLAPGRRAIGFPVLEGGFLTEAISRLQHEALGDRLGDWWLDERFTFGGYARTTPELTAFADDFEARHDLPVERVYVAKMLYGLTALAAEGAFAPGTTIAAVITGQDPSRQAAASGD, from the coding sequence GTGACCAGGGAAGCGCTCAACCTCACCACCACCCTGCGGCCGCGACTGCCGTCGCCGCTGCTGGCGGTCGAGGACGAGCGCTTCACCCGAAGAGGGATACGTCTGCTGATCAAACGGGACGATCTGATCCATCCGGACCTCCCCGGCAACAAGTGGCGCAAACTCTCCCGCAACCTTCAGGCGGCAGCGGGGCGCCCGCTCCTGACCTTCGGGGGTGCCTACTCAAACCATCTGCGCGCGACCGCCGCCGCGGGCCGCCTCCTGGGCTTCGGGACGACCGGCGTCGTCCGCGGCGACGAACTGGCCTCACGCCCCCTGAACCCGTCCCTGGCCAGGTGCGCGGCGGACGGCATGCGGCTCGTGTTCGTCTCCCGCTCGCTGTACCGCCGCAAATCCGAGCCGGACGGGCTGGCAGAGATCATGGACATGGCCCGCGCTTCGAGCGCCGACGTGGCCGGGACACCGGCCGACGTCTACGTCGTCCCCGAAGGCGGGAGCAACGCACTGGCGGTCCATGGCTGCGCCGACCTCGGTCAGGAGCTGAGCGGCGCCGCGGACGTCGTCACCGTCGCCTGCGGCACCGGCGGGACCCTGGCGGGGCTCGCCGCCGGTCTCGCGCCCGGCCGGCGCGCCATAGGCTTTCCCGTCCTCGAAGGCGGCTTCCTCACGGAGGCGATATCCCGCCTCCAGCACGAAGCCCTCGGCGACCGCTTGGGCGACTGGTGGCTCGACGAGCGCTTCACCTTCGGCGGATACGCCCGCACCACCCCCGAACTCACCGCCTTCGCGGACGACTTCGAAGCCCGTCACGATCTTCCTGTGGAGCGCGTCTACGTCGCCAAGATGCTCTACGGGCTCACTGCACTGGCCGCCGAGGGCGCCTTCGCTCCCGGCACCACGATCGCCGCGGTCATCACCGGTCAGGATCCCTCGCGACAGGCCGCCGCCTCCGGCGACTGA
- a CDS encoding anti-sigma regulatory factor, translating to MSQIAGEPGTQDFVEVRLPAAGAYLSVLRTATAGLAARLDFTLDEIEDLRIAVDEACAILLQQAVPGSVLSCVFRLVDDSLEVTVSAPTTDGRAPERDTFAWTVLSALAGKVDSSVADDRTVSISLYKQRGAGPGPA from the coding sequence GTGTCCCAGATCGCAGGCGAGCCCGGGACTCAGGACTTCGTGGAAGTCCGGCTGCCCGCTGCGGGTGCCTACCTGTCCGTGCTGCGTACGGCCACGGCCGGTCTCGCGGCGCGCTTGGACTTCACCCTCGACGAGATCGAGGATCTTCGGATCGCGGTCGACGAGGCGTGCGCGATCCTGCTTCAGCAGGCCGTTCCCGGTTCCGTTCTCAGCTGTGTCTTCCGGCTCGTCGACGACTCGCTCGAGGTCACGGTCTCGGCACCGACGACCGATGGGCGCGCGCCGGAGCGTGACACTTTCGCCTGGACGGTGCTCTCCGCGCTGGCGGGCAAGGTCGACTCATCGGTCGCCGACGACCGTACGGTCTCCATCAGCCTGTACAAACAGCGCGGCGCGGGACCCGGTCCGGCGTGA
- a CDS encoding RNA polymerase sigma factor SigF, with protein MRDGDGPVRKEPPAVTGFPEQQARPHPEDGLDGQTAAAEQAQAQAGQADRMSEHVNEQQHHDPHDRSGARAMFIELRKLPDGSPERAELRNRLVRMHLPLVEHLARRFRNRGEPLDDLTQVATIGLIKSVDRFDPERGVEFSTYATPTVVGEIKRHFRDKGWAVRVPRRLQELRLALTTATAELSQQHGRSPTVHELAERLGISEEEVLEGLESANAYSTLSLDVPDTDDESPAVADTLGAEDEALEGVEYRESLKPLLEDLPPREKRILLLRFFGNMTQSQIAQEVGISQMHVSRLLARTLAQLREKLLVEE; from the coding sequence GTGAGGGACGGGGACGGTCCGGTGCGGAAGGAGCCACCCGCGGTGACGGGCTTCCCGGAGCAGCAGGCGCGGCCGCACCCGGAGGACGGGCTGGACGGCCAGACGGCCGCGGCGGAGCAGGCGCAGGCGCAGGCAGGGCAGGCGGACCGTATGAGCGAGCACGTGAACGAGCAGCAGCACCACGATCCACATGACCGCAGCGGGGCGCGGGCGATGTTCATCGAGCTGCGCAAGCTGCCCGACGGCTCGCCGGAGCGGGCGGAGCTGCGCAACCGGCTGGTGAGGATGCATCTGCCGCTGGTCGAGCACCTGGCCCGGCGCTTCCGCAATCGCGGCGAGCCGCTGGACGATCTGACACAGGTCGCGACGATCGGCCTGATCAAGTCGGTGGACCGGTTCGACCCGGAGCGCGGTGTCGAGTTCTCGACATACGCGACCCCGACGGTGGTCGGCGAGATCAAGCGCCACTTCCGTGACAAGGGATGGGCGGTGCGGGTACCGCGGCGCCTCCAGGAACTGCGGCTCGCCCTGACGACGGCGACAGCGGAACTGTCCCAGCAGCACGGCCGCTCCCCGACGGTCCACGAACTGGCCGAACGCCTGGGCATCTCGGAGGAGGAGGTCCTGGAGGGCCTGGAGTCCGCGAACGCCTACTCCACGCTGTCCCTGGACGTCCCCGACACGGACGACGAGTCGCCGGCGGTGGCGGACACGCTGGGTGCGGAGGACGAGGCGCTGGAGGGCGTGGAGTACCGGGAGTCACTGAAGCCGCTGCTGGAAGACCTCCCGCCGCGGGAAAAGCGGATCCTGCTGCTCAGGTTCTTCGGCAACATGACGCAGTCGCAGATCGCGCAGGAGGTGGGCATCTCACAGATGCACGTCTCCCGCCTCCTCGCCAGAACACTGGCACAGCTCCGGGAGAAGCTCCTGGTGGAGGAGTAG
- a CDS encoding diacylglycerol kinase family protein, with amino-acid sequence MRALLVVNPAATTTSARTRDVLIHALASEMKLEAVTTEYRGHARDLGRRAADSDDIELVVALGGDGTVNEVVNGLLHDGPDPDRLPRLAVVPGGSTNVFARALGLPNDAVEATGAILDALRDRTERTVGLGLAAGTPGTEDEGVPARWFTFCAGLGFDASVIGRVEQQRERGKRSTHALYMRQVVRQFLDEPHRRHGPITIERPGEDPVSNLVLSIICNTTPWTYLGNRPVYASPEASFDTALDVVALSKLSTAAVTRYATQLLTSTPERGPRGKHAVTLHDLTDFTLNSKVPLPFQMDGDHLGLRTSVTFTGVRRALRVIV; translated from the coding sequence ATGCGCGCACTTCTCGTGGTCAATCCGGCAGCAACCACCACCAGTGCCCGCACCCGTGACGTACTGATCCACGCTCTGGCCAGCGAGATGAAGCTGGAAGCCGTCACCACGGAGTACCGCGGACACGCCCGCGATCTCGGCCGCCGGGCCGCCGACTCGGACGACATCGAGCTAGTCGTTGCCCTCGGCGGAGACGGCACCGTCAACGAGGTCGTCAACGGTCTGCTGCACGACGGCCCCGACCCCGACCGCCTCCCCCGCCTCGCCGTCGTCCCCGGCGGCTCGACGAATGTCTTCGCCCGCGCCCTCGGGCTGCCGAACGACGCCGTGGAGGCGACCGGCGCGATCCTGGACGCCCTCCGTGACCGGACGGAGCGCACCGTCGGCCTCGGCCTCGCGGCCGGCACCCCGGGCACGGAGGACGAGGGTGTCCCGGCCCGCTGGTTCACCTTCTGCGCCGGACTCGGTTTCGACGCGAGCGTCATCGGCCGGGTCGAACAGCAGCGGGAGCGCGGCAAGCGGTCGACGCACGCCCTCTATATGCGCCAGGTGGTACGCCAGTTTCTGGACGAGCCCCACCGCCGGCACGGCCCGATCACGATCGAGCGCCCCGGCGAGGACCCGGTCAGCAATCTCGTGCTGTCCATAATCTGCAACACCACCCCCTGGACCTACCTGGGCAATCGGCCGGTGTACGCCTCCCCGGAGGCTTCCTTCGACACGGCCCTGGACGTCGTTGCGCTGTCCAAGCTGTCGACCGCGGCCGTGACCCGTTACGCGACCCAGCTGCTCACCTCGACCCCCGAGCGCGGCCCACGTGGCAAGCACGCGGTGACTCTCCATGACCTGACGGACTTCACCTTGAATTCAAAGGTTCCGCTCCCGTTCCAGATGGACGGCGACCACCTGGGACTGCGCACCAGCGTGACGTTCACAGGCGTACGCCGTGCACTGCGTGTGATTGTGTGA
- a CDS encoding WhiB family transcriptional regulator translates to MDWRHNAVCREEDPELFFPIGNTGPALLQIEEAKAVCRRCPVMEQCLQWALESGQDSGVWGGLSEDERRAMKRRAARNRARNASA, encoded by the coding sequence ATGGACTGGCGTCACAACGCCGTTTGCCGCGAGGAAGACCCCGAGCTCTTCTTCCCCATCGGCAACACTGGTCCTGCGCTGCTGCAGATCGAGGAAGCCAAGGCCGTCTGCCGTCGCTGCCCCGTCATGGAGCAGTGCCTGCAGTGGGCGCTCGAGTCCGGCCAGGACTCCGGCGTCTGGGGTGGCCTCAGCGAGGACGAGCGCCGCGCAATGAAGCGCCGTGCCGCTCGCAACCGGGCGCGTAACGCCAGCGCCTGA